The Euryarchaeota archaeon genomic sequence CTGCTCGAGAAGCGGCGAGTCCTCGCGGCCGCATCGGACGTAGAACGGACCGTACTCGTCGGCGATGAAATGTATGACCGCCTCCATCTGGTTGGCGTCGGCCGGGACGATGACACGCATGTTCGGAAGTCCCCGCATGAGGCCTATGTCTTCGAGCATCTGGTGCGAGGCGCCGTCGCCGCCGACCGATATCCCAGCGTGGGTGGCGACAATCTTCACGTTGAGGTTTGGGTAGCAGATGGATTGCCGTATCGGGTCATACGCCCGGCCGGTCGCAAAGACCGCGAAGGTGGAGGCAAAGACGGTCTTGCCGCACGAGGCGAGCCCGGCGGCGGTACCCATCATCCCCGCCTCCGCTATCCCCATGTCGAAGAAGCGGTCCGGGTACAGGGTGCCGAAGCGCTTCGTCTTCGTAGAGAGCGCGAGGTCCGCGTCCAACACGACGACGTTCGGGTTCTTCTTGCCGACCTCGATGAGCGCCTGACTGTAAGCGTCGCGGAGGTTACGCATCTGGGCCATGTGTTGGACGTGCAAGCGCCGTGTGGGTGATAAATACACCGCCGGCACCGCATGCCGCTTTGACCGCTCCTCTCCTCCGCTAGGACCACCTGGTTTCCAACTCGTCACGTGGGAGGACCCGTGCGGGCGAAGCCTCATACGGCCGCGCCTGCTTTTTGCCTCGTGCGGCGCGCCTCCATATGCAGGTACAAGGAAGGATGCATGAGCCGCGTCAAGGACTCGATCGCCGAAGAAGCTCTATTGCACCTTGAGATCAACAAGGAGGCGGCGTTCGACACGATATGCACGCCGACCGACGTGAAGGAGTTCGCGGTCGGGAACCTCTTTGCGGAAGGGTTCATCCGATCCGTAGATGAGATCATGTCGATCAAACGCAAGAAGAAGAATGACGCAATCTACGTGGACGTCACCTTGCGCCGGTTCGACCAGAAAAAGACCTTCCTCAAGAAGAACTACAACATCATATGGACCGAGTGCGGCCCGCCCGTCAATTTCCGCAAACGCATCGGCGACCGGCTGAAGAACGCGGAGGCCCCGTTCACCCTGACACCCCGCGCTCTGTTTGACGCGCAGGAGAAGGTGATGATGCACAGCCGGGCGTTCCAGGAGACGGGCGCAGAACATTACGCGTTCCTGTTCGACCCGAGCGGGCGGCTGCTCACGTGGTCGATGGACGTCGGTCGCCACAACGCCGTCGACAAGGTGATCGGCAAACATCTCCTGGCGAAACGGTCCTTCGCCGACACGTGGCTTTTCTCCACGGGACGCCTTTCCTCCGATCTCGTCTTCAAGGCCCTTCGCGCGCGGATCCCTCTGGTCGTGAGCAAGTCGGCGCCGCTTGCTTCCGCCGTGGACATCGCCCGTGAGTACGGTCTAGGGCT encodes the following:
- a CDS encoding transketolase family protein, whose product is MRNLRDAYSQALIEVGKKNPNVVVLDADLALSTKTKRFGTLYPDRFFDMGIAEAGMMGTAAGLASCGKTVFASTFAVFATGRAYDPIRQSICYPNLNVKIVATHAGISVGGDGASHQMLEDIGLMRGLPNMRVIVPADANQMEAVIHFIADEYGPFYVRCGREDSPLLEQVRGFELGKAQVLRDGTDVSLIACGLEVYEALVAAAFLHEEGVEARVINCPTIKPIDGATIEKAARDTGAVVTAEEHNIYNGLGSAVAEVLVETYPVRMERVGVRDTFGESGDASELMKKYHIVAQDIADAAKRVLKR
- the fdhD gene encoding formate dehydrogenase accessory sulfurtransferase FdhD is translated as MRRASICRYKEGCMSRVKDSIAEEALLHLEINKEAAFDTICTPTDVKEFAVGNLFAEGFIRSVDEIMSIKRKKKNDAIYVDVTLRRFDQKKTFLKKNYNIIWTECGPPVNFRKRIGDRLKNAEAPFTLTPRALFDAQEKVMMHSRAFQETGAEHYAFLFDPSGRLLTWSMDVGRHNAVDKVIGKHLLAKRSFADTWLFSTGRLSSDLVFKALRARIPLVVSKSAPLASAVDIAREYGLGLIGFLRGQRFNLYSGEKMISLERGGRSA